The Chrysiogenia bacterium region CACCCTGCAGGCACACCTCGATCCCGACCCACCCATCGTTGGAGAGAATGCGCTCAGGCTCCGCGTCCTCGATCCTGCCGGCAAGCGTGTCGAAGGCGCCCACGTCGGCGCGCGCGCCTACATGCCGGCCATGGGGGCAATGCCCGCCATGGAAGCCAGGGGCGCGGCCGATGATTCGGGCGGCGGCAACTATCACCCGAGCTTCAACCTCTCGATGAGCGGCAACTGGGACCTCACGGTGCGGGTCGAGAAAGACGGCGCCGAGCTCGCGCGTTTCTCCCTGCTCGTTGCGCCCCCGCGTCCCGGGCTCGTCGATGCCAATGCTGGCAGCGATGACATGGGAACGATGGACGGCAGCGGCGAGCACCTGCGCGTGCCAATGGCGCGCCAGCAGCTCATCGGCGTGAAGACGACGCTGGTGGAACGCCGCGCGCTCAGCCGCTCGATCCGTACCGTTGGCCGTGTCGAGGTGGACGAGAGCCGCCTCTGGCACGTCTCCCTGAAATTCAGCGGATGGATCGAAAAGCTCTTCGTGAGCTTCACCAATGCCTTCGTCAAAAAGGGCGATCCGCTCTTCACGCTCTATTCCCAGGAACTGCTGGTCACGCAGCAGGAGTACCTCGACGCCCTGGCCGCACAGAAGTCCGGCGGCTCCGAATCACTCGTGCGCGCCGCGCGCGACCGCTTGCGCCTGTGGGACCTGACCGACAACCAGATCCGCGAACTCGCCAGGCGCGGCACCGCCAACAAGGACCTCACCGTCTACTCGCCGGCAACGGGCTACGTTGTGGAGAAGCAGGCCGTCGAAGGCCATCGCGTCGAGCCGGGCAAACGCCTCTACGAGATCGCCGATCTCTCCTCGGTGTGGGTTATCGCCGACCTTTACGAGTATGAGGCCTCGCTCATGCAGCCCGGTCTCGCGGCCTTCGTGGAAAACCCCTATCAACGCGGCGCCATTCGCGAGGGCAAAGTCGACTACGTCTACCCGCAAATCGATATGCACACCCGCACGCTGCCCGTGCGGCTCGTATTCGAAAACGAAAACCTCGCGCTCAAACCCGGGATGTTCGTCGACGTCACCATCGACGTGCCCCTGGGCGAGCAGGTGGCTGTTCCCTTCGCGGCGATCCTTTATTCGGGTGAGCACCGCTACGTCTTCGTCGACCACGGCGGCGGCAACCTCGAACCGCGCGAGGTGCACGTCGGACAGCGCGCCGACGATTACTACGTCGTGCTCTCGGGTCTCGAAGCCGGCGAACGCGTCGTGACTTCCGGCAACTTCCTGATCAGCTCCGAGGCGCAGCTCAAGAGCGCGCTGCCCAAGTGGGAAGGTGAGGCCCCCGTACCGGCAGGCGCACCCAGCCCCCACCAGCACCACGGGCATGGAGGACATGAGCAATGATTGCCAAGCTCATCGCCCTGTGCGCCCGCAACCGCGTGGCGACGATCCTCATCGTCGCGGCGCTCTCGGGCTGGGGTTACTGGTCGGCCAAAAATGCGCCGCTCGATGCCCTTCCCGATCTCTCGGACGTGCAGGTCATCGTACTGACCGAGTGGCCCGGTCGCAGCCCCGACCTGGTTGAAGACCAGATCACCTTCCCGCTCACCACGACGCTGATGGCCGCGCCGAAGGTGGAATTCGTGCGCGGGCAGACCTTCTTCGGTCTATCTTTCGTGAACGTCGTTTTCGAGGACGGCACCGACATGTACTGGGCGCGAAGTCGCGTCCTCGAATACCTCACTTCCGTCGCCGGAGACCTGCCCGCGGGCGTAACCCCGACGCTGGGGCCCGATGCCACGGGTGTGGGCTGGGTCTTTCAGTACGCTCTTGTGGACAAGAGCGGTGGTCACGACCTGCAGGAGCTGCGCTCCATCCAGGACTGGAACGTGCGCTATGCGCTGCAGTCGGTAAAGGGCGTCGCCGAGGTTGCCGGCGTGGGCGGTTTCGTCAAGCAGTATCAGATCCAGATCGATCCCAATCGCCTCAACGCCTTCGGGCTCTCCCTCAAGAAGGTGATCGACGCCGTGCGCGACTCGAATAACGATGTGGGCGGGCGCGTGCTGGAGATCGCCGGGACAGAGAACTTCGTGCGTGGGCGCGGCTACGTCAGGAGCGTCGCAGACCTCGAGAACGTGCCCGTCGGCACCAGCGAACGTGGCACCCCGATTTTCGTGCGTGACCTGGGAGAGGTGCACCTGGGCCCCGACCTGCGCCGCGGAGCGGTGGAGCTCGATGGCGAGGGAGAAGTCGTGGGCGGCATCGTCGTCATGCGCTACGGTGAGAACGCGCTCGAAGTCATCAACGCCGTCAAGGACCGTCTCGAGGAAGTCCGCCGCAGCCTTCCCGAGGGGGTCGAGATTGTCGTCACCTATGATCGCTCGGGGCTGATCGAGGATTCGGTCGCGACAATTTCCGACGCGCTCATTCAGGCGATGGTCGTGGTGAGCCTCGTCATCGTGTTCTTTCTCTTCCATGTCCGCAGCGCGCTGGTGGCGATCATCATGCTACCCATGGCCGTTCTGCTTTCCTTTATCCCGATGCTCTACCAGCACCTGACCATCAACATCATGTCCCTGGGCGGCATCATCGTCGCACTCGGTGACATGGTGGATGCGAGCATCGTGCTCATCGAGAACATGCACAAACGCCTCGAGGAATACGACGCCAAGGGCGAGAAGGGCTCGCGCAGCCAGGCTCTCATCGAGGCGATGCAGGAAGTGGGACCCTCGGTTTTCTACTCCCTGCTCGTCATCACCGTCGCGTTCATTCCAATCTTCACGCTCACCGGCACCGAGGGACGTCTGTTCCGCCCGCTTGGCTTCACCAAGACCTACTCCCTTGGATTTGCCGCGCTGCTGGGCGTCACGCTGGTTCCAGCCCTGGCCATGTATCTGATTCGCGGGCGGATTCCCAAAGAGCAGAGCCACCCGGTCACCCGCTGGGTCTCGGCCCTTTATGCCCCCGTCGTGCGCATGGCCGTGCGCTGGCGCAAGAGCGTCATCGCCATTGCCGTCGTCACCGCAGTCGTGACGGTGCCTGCGTACCTGGACCTGGGAAGCGAGTTCATGCCACCCCTCAACGAGGGCAGCATTCTCTACATGCCCACAGCGGTTCCGGGTATGAGCATCGACTCGGCAACGGACCTGCTTCACCGCATGAACCGCGAGCTCAAGAAATTTCCCGAGGTCGAGCACGTCTTCGGAAAGGTCGGGCGCGCGCGCTCGGCCACCGACCCGGCGCCGCTCTCCATGATCGAGACAGTCATCACCCTCAAACCCAAGGACCAGTGGCGCGCGGGCCTTACCTGGGACGACCTCGTTGCCGAGATGGATCGCAAGGTGCAGGTCCCGGGCATGCCCAATCTCTGGTGGATGCCGATCCAGACCCGTACGGAGATGCTCGCCACCGGCATCCGCAGCAACCTGGGACTCAAAATCCTCGGCCCCGATTTGAAGGAGATCGAGAAAGTCGGGCTCAAGATCGAGGAGACCCTGGCAGGACTTCCCGGCACGCGCAGCGCCTTTGCCGAGCGCGTGACCGGCGGCTACTTCATCGACTTCGATATTCGCAGGGAAGCGGCCGCGCGCTACGGGCTCACCGTCGGTGATGTCGAGCGCGTCATCGAGACCGGCATCGGCGGCATGAATATCACAACCACCGTCGAGGGGCGCGAACGCTATCCGGTCAATGTGCGCTACGCCCGCGACTACCGCAGTGACCTCGATGCGCTGGGCCGCGTGCTGGTGGCCACCCCGACGGGCGCACAGATTCCGCTGGCGCAGCTCGCCGACATCCGCACGGTTACGGGCGCGCCGCTTATTCGCGATGAGAACGGCCAGCTCGCCGGCTACGTCTTTGTCGATGTTGACGCGAGCATATCCATCGGCGAGTACGTTCAGCGCGCACGCGACGCTGTCCATTCCAAGGTCGACCTGCCGCCGGGCTACCGCCTCGAATGGGGCGGCCAGTATCGCTACCTCGAGCATGCGCGCGACCGGCTCCAGGTGATCGTGCCGCTCACCCTATTGCTCGTATTCATCCTGATCTACTTCAACTTCGGCAACTTCGCCGAGACCCTCATCGTCCTGCTCGCCGTTCCCTTCGCGCTGGTCGGAGCGGTCTGGCTGATGTGGGCGATGGACTACAACCTGAGCGTGGCTGTCTGGGTGGGCATGATCGCGCTCGCCGGC contains the following coding sequences:
- a CDS encoding efflux RND transporter permease subunit produces the protein MIAKLIALCARNRVATILIVAALSGWGYWSAKNAPLDALPDLSDVQVIVLTEWPGRSPDLVEDQITFPLTTTLMAAPKVEFVRGQTFFGLSFVNVVFEDGTDMYWARSRVLEYLTSVAGDLPAGVTPTLGPDATGVGWVFQYALVDKSGGHDLQELRSIQDWNVRYALQSVKGVAEVAGVGGFVKQYQIQIDPNRLNAFGLSLKKVIDAVRDSNNDVGGRVLEIAGTENFVRGRGYVRSVADLENVPVGTSERGTPIFVRDLGEVHLGPDLRRGAVELDGEGEVVGGIVVMRYGENALEVINAVKDRLEEVRRSLPEGVEIVVTYDRSGLIEDSVATISDALIQAMVVVSLVIVFFLFHVRSALVAIIMLPMAVLLSFIPMLYQHLTINIMSLGGIIVALGDMVDASIVLIENMHKRLEEYDAKGEKGSRSQALIEAMQEVGPSVFYSLLVITVAFIPIFTLTGTEGRLFRPLGFTKTYSLGFAALLGVTLVPALAMYLIRGRIPKEQSHPVTRWVSALYAPVVRMAVRWRKSVIAIAVVTAVVTVPAYLDLGSEFMPPLNEGSILYMPTAVPGMSIDSATDLLHRMNRELKKFPEVEHVFGKVGRARSATDPAPLSMIETVITLKPKDQWRAGLTWDDLVAEMDRKVQVPGMPNLWWMPIQTRTEMLATGIRSNLGLKILGPDLKEIEKVGLKIEETLAGLPGTRSAFAERVTGGYFIDFDIRREAAARYGLTVGDVERVIETGIGGMNITTTVEGRERYPVNVRYARDYRSDLDALGRVLVATPTGAQIPLAQLADIRTVTGAPLIRDENGQLAGYVFVDVDASISIGEYVQRARDAVHSKVDLPPGYRLEWGGQYRYLEHARDRLQVIVPLTLLLVFILIYFNFGNFAETLIVLLAVPFALVGAVWLMWAMDYNLSVAVWVGMIALAGLGAQMGIVMMLYLDLAWARHEKDGRLTNTRDMEDAIVEGSAGRIRPIMMTVATDLLALVPVMWATGTGAEVMKRIAAPMFGGLLTAAILTLVVYPAIFAVWKGRALADSPEAA
- a CDS encoding efflux RND transporter periplasmic adaptor subunit codes for the protein MNTLRHATIFLTLTALLLGTGGCEDKSDWQEFEAGGYTLQAHLDPDPPIVGENALRLRVLDPAGKRVEGAHVGARAYMPAMGAMPAMEARGAADDSGGGNYHPSFNLSMSGNWDLTVRVEKDGAELARFSLLVAPPRPGLVDANAGSDDMGTMDGSGEHLRVPMARQQLIGVKTTLVERRALSRSIRTVGRVEVDESRLWHVSLKFSGWIEKLFVSFTNAFVKKGDPLFTLYSQELLVTQQEYLDALAAQKSGGSESLVRAARDRLRLWDLTDNQIRELARRGTANKDLTVYSPATGYVVEKQAVEGHRVEPGKRLYEIADLSSVWVIADLYEYEASLMQPGLAAFVENPYQRGAIREGKVDYVYPQIDMHTRTLPVRLVFENENLALKPGMFVDVTIDVPLGEQVAVPFAAILYSGEHRYVFVDHGGGNLEPREVHVGQRADDYYVVLSGLEAGERVVTSGNFLISSEAQLKSALPKWEGEAPVPAGAPSPHQHHGHGGHEQ